AAGACTAAATTACACTTTTCACCGGCAAGCATTCGACCAACACTATCGACAACAGAATCAGACTCATTAAACAAAGGGTCTCGAACCACTTGCTTTAAAATAATGCCACGCTGTTGTTGAATAGATTGATTTGGGTGACACATCAATAGCACTTGATCTGCATCATCACACCATTTTTCAAGATAACGCTGAGCTAGCCACGATTTACCAGAGCCTTTGACTCCTTCTATGTGAACTAAATTAGAACCAAAACGAGAAACAAACTGAATGCGAGATAACACATCAATTTGGCTTTCTAATTCCAAAACAGTTAAATCATGACCAATACTCATATCTTTTTCTATGCCTTACATTGCTCAATTACTTCAGCAAGTACGCTTTCAGAAACACCTGTAACTACTTCAGAGCTACCAATGGAAGTTGGTAGAACCAAACGCAATTTACCTGATAAGACCTTCTTATCACGCATCATGTGCTTCATAAACGCATCTACTGTCATTTCTTTTGGTGCTTTTAATGGTAACTTGGCTTTTTCTAAGATAGAACAAATGCGCTCTACATCAGACTGGGAAATTAATCCCTCTTTTTGCGCGGTTACCGCTGCCATAACCGTTCCGGCAGAAACTGCTTCACCATGAAGCCAATTACCGTAACCCATTTCAGCTTCAATCGCATGACCAAAAGTATGACCTAGGTTCAAGAGTGCACGCATTCCTGATTCTTTTTCATCTTTAGCAACGACATCCGCTTTGATTTGACAACAACGTGAAATCGCATAAATCAACGCATCATGATCTAACGCGTATAATTTATCCATATTCTCATCAAGCCAATCAAAAAACTCTCTATCAACAATGATGCCATATTTAATCACCTCAGCCATTCCTGCAGCAAATTCACGCTCAGGTAATGTTTTAAGGCAGTTTATATCAATAATAACGGCTTTTGGTTGATAGAAAGCACCAACCATATTCTTACCAAGGGGGTGATTAATGGCCGTCTTGCCGCCAACAGATGAATCAACCTGAGAAAGAAGCGTGGTAGGTATTTGAATAAAGTCGACACCTCGTTGATAGCAAGCAGAAGCAAAACCAACAACATCACCAACAACACCACCACCTAAAGCAACAATCGTCACATCACGACTGTGATTTTCTTCAAGTAAGAAAGTAAGTATTTGGTTAAAAGTATCTAAATTTTTATATTGTTCACCATCGTCTAATTCAAGCAGTGATACTTGGCATTCAAAGGTGTTTAAAGTGTCAATAATTTGTTGGGCATACAGAGGCGCAACCGTCACATTACTGATAACGACAACACGTTTTTTGGCAGGTATTACAGATGAAAAATGCGCCGGGTTGCAAAACAACTCGGCGCCGATAGAGATGGGATAGCTACGTTCTGCTAAATCTACATGAATCGTTTCCATGATTCGTTCCCACTTTATGTCTATTAATTGCTTAAATTAACGCTCTTCAAGCATTTGAATGATTTGGTTTGCAACTACTTTTGCACTTTGATCATCGGTACGAACAACGTAATCAGACACTTCTTCATAAAGTGCGTTACGTTCTTTCGCTAGTGCTTCTAACACTTCACGAGGCTCATCAGTTTGAAGCAGTGGACGTTTTTTATCACGTTGTGTGCGTGCTAACTGCTTCTCAATTGTAGTTTCAAGATATACAACAACACCACGAGCAGATAAACGATTACGACTCTCTTTACTAATTACAGAGCCACCACCCGTCGCAAGAACAATACCTTGCTCTTGAGTAAGATCGTTAATCACACCTTCTTCACGTTTACGGAAACCTTCTTCACCTTCAACATCGAAAACCCAAGCAATATCTGCGCCTGTGCGTTCTTCGATTACCGTATCAGAATCAAGAAACTCCATATGAAGTTGTTGAGCTAAGTGTCTACCAATTGTGCTTTTGCCGGCGCCCATTGGGCCAACAAGGAAAATATTTCGTTTTTCAGCCATTTTTCAGAAATTATGCAAAGTTCATTAACGACATTGCCAACAGTTGTCTCTTTAATAGACGCTCGCCTGTGGCACCATATTCCTCACAGATATTTCGTGATCAGACCGAAAATTATCTCAGCTAACTAGTAGTGATTGCAATAGCTAGATGAAAAGTTCAGCATAATTATTTTTTTTTACCGCTTTTTTTCCTATAAATCATGCTGAATTTGAATACTATCTCATTACTGTATAACAACTTTTGGCGTAACGAATATCAATAATTCTTTTTTACCTATATTTTCAGAGCTTCGACGAAATAACGCCCCAAGCAGAGGTAAGTCACCAAGAAGAGGCACTTTCTCAACGCTATTTGATAACGAATGTTGATAAATACCACCTAAAACAACCGTTTCTCCATTATCAACTAATACTTGAGTACCAATACGTTGAGTATCAATAGCTACCGCCTCACCAGTACCCGTTTTAACCACTTGCCCAGGTCTATCTTGTGTCACCGTTAAGTCTAAAACTAATCGATTATCTGGGGTAATCTGCGGTGTTACCATCAAGCTTAATACCGCTTTTTTAAACGATACCGATGTTGCTCCGCTGGATGAAGCTTCTAAGTAAGGAATTTCTGTACCTTGCTCAATATAGGCAGGTTTTTTATTGGTCGTAATCAAACGTGGACTAGAGATGATCTCAGCCTTCGATTCTGCTTGAAGTGCCGAAAGTTCTAAATCAAGCAATAAATCAGAGCCTAATTTCGCCACCTGAAAAGCAATGCTTGAAGCGGCAGGATTCGCTAGCCCTAAATTCACATTTAAGAAATCATCGACAGGAAGACTATTATTGCCACTCTTCTTATCATCACTTCCACCGCCATCATACAATCCCACAGCGGCTAAATTGCTTTCAATAGAGCCACCAACTGTTGTACTGCCGTTGGTATTGGTTATCCCCCAACGAACCCCTAACTCATCTAAGTTACCTTCATTTACCGTTACAATACGAGCTTCAATTTGAACCTGTTTAATTGGAATATCTAACGTATCAATGATGTCTTTGATTACCGTAATGTTCTCTGGAAGGTCTCTTAACAATAAAGAGTTTGTACGTTCATCTACCGTGATACTGCCACGGCTAGATAACATGGTAATTTCACCTTCACCAACAAGCAGCTCTGCAATATCTGACGCTTTAGCGTATTTAATAGAAAGGATCTCAGATGATAGCGCAGCCAGCTCAGATGCCATTTGAGCTTGCTCTAATACTTGCTGCTCTTGTGCATCAAGCTCTGTTTTAGGTGCGATCAAAACAACGTTACCCTCGACACGTTTATCTAACCCTTTAACTTGAAGAATAATATCAAGCACTTGCTGCCATGGCACACCATCCAGACGTAAGGTTAAATTCCCCGTAACAGAGTCCGCAACAACCAAGTTAAAATCATTATAATCCGCGATCAGCTGCAATACATGACGAACTGGAATATCTTGGAAGTTAATCGAAATAGGCTTACTTTTATCTTCACTATTCGAGCTAATTGGCGATTTTTTCTCACTTTCTGGCAATTGAGATACCACCACTTGCAAAGAAGGCCCTTTCAGGAAGTAGTCATATTGATAGTCGCCTTTAACATCAACAGATAAAACGGTACTACTTGGCTCTCTAAATGTTTCAATACGAGAAACAAGAGTGGCAAAATCTTCAACATCTAAGATAACCAATTTATCATCGCTGACTTTGGTGTCATGCAATTCAATAATCAACTTATCTTTTTCTTTACGTAAATCCACAGTCGCAGCAGCAGAAGCTAACTCTACTGTTATGACACCTTCTTTTTTCTTACTTAGTTGAAAATCTACTTCAACAAGCTGATTCATCACTGACTCTTCAGCAATGGCATTCAAATGAACGAAACTGAACATAATAAATGCACATAACCGAATACAATATGAATTGATGAGTTTATTGCGTCCTAGCGACATGAGAGATTCCTAATCCTTTATTTCAATTAATGTTTCAACGCCAGTTTTACATATCTTTGTTGCCAGCATCCCATTCCATCTGGCAGGGTTTCTTTCAACGTAATTTGTTTTGATTTAATCGCAACCACTTGACCATTATTGGTCCCCATGTACTGCCCTTTGCGAACTTTAATCACACTCCCTTTCGGTGTTTGTATCAGAGCGGTAATGTCTTGGTCTGCTCCCATCACGCCTTTTAAACGTAACTTACGCAATGAATATCGCTCTAATGCTCCTGTTTTTTTTCTGTATTTCGGCTGCCAACACGTTTTTTTCTTTTTCGGTTGGGTTACTCGCTCAGGTTGCTTAGGAAGAACAAAGGGGGAACGAGCTTCTGATTGGGCATACACTTCCACCTCAAAAGGTACAACGTTAGCTAATACTTCCACCTCTTTATGTCCTGATCGTTTAGCATCAGTATAAAAAGTATCAAGAGAGTCCTTATTCGCTTTACACCCAACCATCAACATCAAGGTTATGGCTGAAACAAACATCCGACTATTCATGGTCCCCCCTAAATTGGTAGGTATAAGCCATTACACGAAAGTGCAATGTACTACTCTCCTTACTCACCCTTTGAATATCAATATTTTCCAAGCTGACAATACGTGGTAAATCAGCCATGGCTTCAGAAAACGACCCGATGTCGTGGTATTGCCCTGTCAGCTCAATATTCAGAGGTAACTTATATAAAAAGGTTTTATTTTGCTTCTCACCCCAGTCAATCCGAGTAAAAGTAAGCTTATTTTGAATACCAACCTGGTTGATACCTGAAAGCATGCTTGCTAACTCTTTTTGAGCGGGTAACTGCTGCGACAAAAACTCATATCGTAGATTCAATTCATTCAATTGATCTTTCATTTTTGGCATAGCAGCAACTTGGTTATATTTATATTTCACCGTTGTTTTTAAGCTTATTTCATCCAATTTTGACTGCTCGATACTTTCTTGTATTGGTTGTAACCAAAACCAGTATCCAGCACCTTGAATACATAAACACAACAACAAAATCACTAACAGCTGCGGAACAATCGGCCATTCCGTAATTTCATCTAAATCTAATTCGCGCCAATCCATTACGACGGTTCCTTTTTCACTGGAGGAAGTAATTTAAACGAGACTTCAAAACTACTGACATCATGACCAAATATTTTTTGCCCTGAGATAATCGAGTGCATTTCTACTGAAGTAATTTGAGAGGAACGCTCTAATTTATCCAACATGCTTGCTAACCGAGAGTTACTATCACTGAACCCCTTAATCTCAACTTCCCTTTCATGCATGCGTACTTTATTTAAATAAATACCTTCAGTAATGATGTCGGGTAAAATGTTCAATAACTGAGTGGTTTTGTTTCGGTTCTGCTGTAATTGTTCGACAACATCAAGACGAGTTAATATCGCTTCATGCTCCTTTCCAACTTCGTTAAGATCTTTTAATTCATTGTTTAACCAAGAGATATGCTTTTCTAACGATTGCTTACGTTGTGTCTGAATCGAAACTTGTTGCTCTAGATATTGCGCAATCCCCCATTGAATACCGACAGATAGCGTCACCCCTGCACAAAGTAATGCAATAAAACGTTGCTTATATCTTGCTCTCTGCTTTTCTCGCCAAGGTAGTAGGTTTATTTGGTAAGCCATTCGATCCCTCTCAATGCCAATCCAAGAGCTGATGCGTATTGATTTTTTTGTTCATGAAACGAACCCACTCTTTTCTTTGGCGTTTGAAACAAAGAAAGAAGATTTAAATCCACCGTTGGTAGCGATAGTTCGTAGCTTAACGAATCCGATAATCCCGGTAGCATAGAGCCACCACCAGTAATCCATACTCCTTCAACCTTATGTTGGTTAACCGATGAATAAAGAGTAACTTGACGATGAATATGTTCAGATAACTGCTTAATAAAAAGCGTCCCAGCGGACAGGTCAATTGAGTTATCTTCGTTAATTGAGTTTGTCTCTTTCTCTTGAGCTACAGCACCAAATGAAATGTGTTTGCTATATAAATGTTGACTCGGAGAAGCAATACAGAAAACAGTCTGCATATAACCAATATCGATCAGCATCCAATTCTTTTTGTCGGGATAAACCGCTATCGCTCTCTGCCATAACGTTAAAAGTGCATTTGAATGAGCATCTGCAAGCACAGGTTTAAGTCCAGCAGATTCAAAACAACGCTGACGAGAGTTAACTAAATCTTTTCGGGTCGCAAAAACTTGGTAAGTGATCGTCTGTAAGCTGCCAGTCCCTCTATGTTCAGAGGCAACATAATCAATATTAAGGTCATCTGATGAAAAAGAAGAATGCTGCTCAAAATTATGGGCAATCGCAAATTCCGTTTCTCGTTCATCGAGTTGACTATCAATTTGCACTACTTTGCTCGTAATACTGCTATCAGGGATAGAGAACGCGATTTGCTTTTGATTTAGCTTTAACTGTTTCTTTATTCGAGATAAATAAGGCTTTAATTCTTCGACATTTAAATTATTGGTATCCACAAATACAGATTCAGGCAATAAAACTTCGAAAGAACTAACGAGATCTAATTGACCTTTCTTTAACCTTACAGATACGGCTTTAATGCTATGATGCCCTACATCTAAACCTGTAATAGTGGGGTAGATCATCCTGATTTAACTCCAAGTAATAAATAAATATCTCAAAATTAAGCGTTTATTTGCGTTATTTTTTGTTGTGTTATATTTATACTACTCAGTTATGGGTCAGAAACGATAATACAGATTAAAGTAAACGGGAAATATCAGGTGAAGTTCATAAAGGCACTACTAATAGTTACATTGGTTTGCATAATTCTTGGGGTCACAACAATTTTTGGTTTCTACCAATATGTGAAGCCAGAATTACCAGATGTGGCAACATTAAAAGATGTTCAACTGCAAACACCAATGCAGGTATATAGCCGCGATGGTAAGTTAATCGCACAATTTGGTGAAAAGCGCCGTATTCCATTGAAACTGGAAGAAATGCCGCCTCATCTACTTGAAGCCGTCATTGCCACTGAAGATAGCCGCTTTTATAGCCACTATGGTTTTGACCCAATCGGTATTACTCGTGCCGCCTTTGCGGTATTAGCTTCTGGCTCTGCAAAGCAAGGGGCAAGTACCATCACTCAACAACTTGCACGTAACTTCTTTTTATCTAATGAAAAGAAAATCATGCGTAAAGTTAAAGAGATCTTTATTGCCGTTCACATTGAGCAACTATTAACAAAACAAGAGATCTTAGAGCTCTACCTAAATAAAATTTACTTAGGTTATCGTTCTTATGGTGTTGGTGCGGCCGCTCATGTTTACTTTGGTAAAGAAGTGAGCCAACTGACCTTAGGTGAAGTTGCTATTATCGCAGGTTTACCAAAAGCCCCATCAACAATGAACCCTATTTATTCTGTTGATCGTGCAACAACACGTCGTAATGTTGTTCTTGCTCGTATGCTTGATGAAGGCTACATAACAAAACAAGAATTTGATGATGCAAAGGCCGAGGTGGTTATTTCCAAATACCACGGTGCAGAAATCGAATTACAAGCACCCTATATTGCTGAAATTGCTCGTGCTTGGATGGTAAACAAATACGGTGAAGAAGCGGCTTATACTTCGGGTATGAACATCTACACAACCGTAGATTCAAAAATGCAAGCTGCTGCTAATAAAGCATCAATTGATAACCTATTAGCTTATGACGAGCGTCATGGTTACCGTGGTGCAGTTAAAACTGTATGGGAACCAAAAGCAACACCTCTTGATGAAGAAGCAATTACTAAGCACCTTAAAAACGAACCGTCATACGGTGAGTTAATGCCTGCTGTTGTTACTTCAATTAAAGGTAAAACAGCAACGGTTGATATTAAAAATAATGGCGTCGCAACTATTCCTTGGGATGGTCTAAAGTGGGCTCGTCGCTTTAAAACAGACAAGCGCCAAGGACCTGCACCACGTCGTGCTTCTGATATCTTAGCGGTTGGTGAACAAATTTATGTTCGTCCATTAAGCCAAGAGACAACAGACGATGTAACAACAACCGTATGGAAGCTAAGCCAAGTACCTGCAGCGAACACAGCATTTGTTGCTATGGACCCAAGAGATGGTGCAATTACTTCTTTGGTTGGTGGTTTTAACTTTGTTCATAACAAGTTTAACCGAGCAACTCAATCTGTTCGTCAGGTTGGTTCAAGTATCAAGCCATTTATTTATTCCGCGGCACTTTACCACGGTAAAACATTAGCTAGTTTAATTAACGATGCGCCAATTAATACATGGGATGAGAGTCAAGGTACAGCATGGAGACCGAAAAATTCACCACCAACTTATGTTGGCCCTGCTCGTTTACGTATTGGTTTAGCTCAATCTAAAAACGTAATGGCGGTTCGTGTTTTACGTGATGTTGGTTTAGATGAAACTATTGATTACCTAACACGTTTTGGCTTTAAGAAAGATGAACTTCCACGCTCTGAAACCATTGCTCTTGGTGCTGGTAGTTTAACACCAGTTCAAATGGCACAAGGCTTCGCAGTATTTGCTAACAATGGTTATTACGTAGAACCTTACTATATTGACCACATTACTGGTCCATTTGGTGATGAAGTTTACAAAGCAACACCAAAAACCATTTGCCAACGTGATTGTTCTCATCAAAATGATGAAGACTCACCTTATGCGAAAAAAGTAATTTCTGCACAAAATGCGTTCTTAACTAAACAAATGATGTACAGCAACATTTGGGGTGGCGGTAGTTGGCGTAAAGGTACAGGTTGGAATGGTACTGGCTGGCGTGCACAAGTATTAAAACGTCGTGATATTGGTGGTAAAACAGGTACAACTAATGACTCTGTTGATGCTTGGTATAACGGATATGGTCCAAACGTAGTAGCAACAGCATGGGTTGGTTTTGATAATCCATCACATCGATTAGGTTATACAACCAAAAACGACAACATGACCAAAGAAGAGATGTCTTTTGGTGGTGAAGCTGGTGGTAAAACGGCTATTTACGCTTGGGTTAATTTCATGAAGGTCGCATTAGAAGGTGTTCCTGAAGAAAAACAACAACTTCCTGCAAACATCATTAAAGTGAAGATAGATCGAGAAACAGGTCTACTAACCAACAAAAATGATGAAACCAGTATGTGGGAATATTTTGCTGGTGGAACTCAACCAACAGAATACGTAGAACAAGATTTCCAAGACACTATTTATTCATCACACGATGCAGATGGTGACGGAATGGAAGACGAAAGTCTGTTCTAATCCCTTAAAATCACTTTAATACAAAGGCACGCTAGATATGTAGCGTGCCTTTTTTATAAGCTTAATTTAGCTACGAATAACATTAGACATTTTATTCTCAATCTCTTTAGCCAGTGACTCATATCGAGCTCTTAGTGGTGAACCAGGGCGATAAGCTAAAACGATTTGACGATGAGGAACAGGATCTTGAGCAGGTAAATAACACACACCATCACGCTCTTTTTCTTTTGGTACTGACAAGTACGGCATTAACGTAATACCCCCGCCGGCAGCGACCATATTACGTAACGTTTCTAAACTGGTTGCTTTAAAATGATCATCATCTTTAGCCCCTGCAGCAAAACAAAAACCTAAGGCTTGATCTCGTAAACAATGCCCATCTCCTAACATAAGAACCGATTCACCACTCAACCGAGACATATCAATCGACACTTCTGTTGCCCATTTATGATCTTTAGGCACAGCAAGTACCATAGGCTCATCGTAAACAGGAACCTCGATAAACATATTAGTTTCTTCTACTGAAGCCAAAATCATGCAGTCAATTTTCCCCTCTTCTAGCATTTTCACTAATTGATGCGTCTGCGCTTCATGAAGGTATAAATTTAAATCTGGGAACTGTGCTTTCAATGTTGGAACAATCCATGGCAACACATAAGGCCCAACAGTAGGTATAAACCCTAAATGCAACGGGCCTGTCATTTCCTTACCTTGTTGATTGGCAAGTTCAGAAAAGCGTTTTACTTCAAGTAAGATCTTTTTCGCTTGCTCGACTAATTGCAACCCAGCCTCAGTGAACAAGACTTTGCGACTGGTTCTCTCTAATAAAGCCAAACCAACTTCATCTTCTAACTTTGTACACTTAATGTCGGCTGACTAACAAAACAAGATTCTGCCGCTTTACGAAAGTGTTTATGCTCAGCAAGTGCGACCAAGTACTCAAAATCTCGGATATTCATGTATTAAACTCCCGTAAGCTTTACCACTTTATTATCAAATATTAATTGATAGATTTTAACGATTGAAACGATAACACCAAACGATTAGAGCTATCAAGGTAACTTTTGCATAATAGCTACATCAAACGGGCAGACCCCGAAAAAGAAATTCAAAATTATTTAAATTAAAGGACATCATTATGTTTACATCTAAAGAAGGTCAATCAGTTCCTCAAGTAACTTTCCCTACTCGTCAAGGTGATGCTTGGGTTAACGTAACAACAGAAGAACTATTTAAAGACAAAACAGTTATCGTATTCAGTCTTCCAGGTGCTTTTACACCAACATGTTCTTCAAGCCACCTACCTCGCTACAACGAGTTGCATTCTGTATTTAAAGAGAATGGCGTTGATGACATCCTATGTGTATCAGTAAACGATACTTTCGTAATGAACGCATGGAAAGCAGACCAAGAAGCAGAAAACATCACTTTCATCCCTGATGGTAATGGTGAATTCACAGACGGCATGGGTATGTTAGTTGAGAAAAACGACCTTGGTTTTGGCAAGCGCTCATGGCGTTACAGCATGCTAGTTAAAAATGGCGTAGTTGAAAAAATGTTCATCGAAGAAGACGTACCAGGCGACCCGTTCAAAGTATCTGATGCAGACACTATGCTGAACTACCTTGCTCCTGAACATAAAGAACAAGAGTCAATTACAGTATTCACAAAACCAGGTTGTCCTTTCTGTATGAAAGCGAAACAAAACCTAATCGACAAAGGCCTAAACTACGAAGAAGTGGTACTAGGTAAAGATGCAACCACAGTAAGTCTACGAGCTATCACTGGTCGCACTACAGTTCCTCAAGTATTCATCGGTGGTAAACACATCGGTGGTAGCGAAGAACTAGAAGCTTTCCTAGCTTAATCGTTAACGTAACCGTTAATGAAAAGTAGCCCACAAATCGTGGGCTACCATTTCAAACTCTTCTTCTAAAATAAATCTACGTGAGATATGAATTATGAAACAAGTCAATGTTGATGTAGCTGTTATCGGTGGCGGTACAGCAGGTTTAGGCTCTTACCGTGCAGCAAAAGCACATACTGACAGTGTTGTCATGATTGAAGGCGGCCCTTACAGTACCACTTGTGCTCGCGTTGGTTGTATGCCATCTAAGCTATTAATTGCTGCAGCAGAAAGCGTTCACCAAATTGAAAAAGCACCTAAATTTGGTATCCACCCTCAAGGTGAAATCGTAATTAATGGCCGTGAAGTAATGGAACGCGTTAAGTTTGAGCGTGACCGTTTTGTTGGGTTTGTTTTAGAAGGCGTTGATGAAATTCCGGCTGAAGATAAAATCTCTGGCTACGCAAAATTTTTAGATGACAACACGCTTCAAGTTGATGATCACACCATCATTAATGCAAAACGTATTGTTATCGCTACTGGTTCTCGTCCTGCTTATCCAGCAGTTTGGAATGAACTGGGTGATCGTTTAATCATTAATGATGACGTATTTAACTGGGATGACCTTCCAAAATCAGTTGCGGTATTTGGCCCTGGTGTTATT
The Aliivibrio fischeri ATCC 7744 = JCM 18803 = DSM 507 DNA segment above includes these coding regions:
- a CDS encoding type IV pilus secretin PilQ → MFSFVHLNAIAEESVMNQLVEVDFQLSKKKEGVITVELASAAATVDLRKEKDKLIIELHDTKVSDDKLVILDVEDFATLVSRIETFREPSSTVLSVDVKGDYQYDYFLKGPSLQVVVSQLPESEKKSPISSNSEDKSKPISINFQDIPVRHVLQLIADYNDFNLVVADSVTGNLTLRLDGVPWQQVLDIILQVKGLDKRVEGNVVLIAPKTELDAQEQQVLEQAQMASELAALSSEILSIKYAKASDIAELLVGEGEITMLSSRGSITVDERTNSLLLRDLPENITVIKDIIDTLDIPIKQVQIEARIVTVNEGNLDELGVRWGITNTNGSTTVGGSIESNLAAVGLYDGGGSDDKKSGNNSLPVDDFLNVNLGLANPAASSIAFQVAKLGSDLLLDLELSALQAESKAEIISSPRLITTNKKPAYIEQGTEIPYLEASSSGATSVSFKKAVLSLMVTPQITPDNRLVLDLTVTQDRPGQVVKTGTGEAVAIDTQRIGTQVLVDNGETVVLGGIYQHSLSNSVEKVPLLGDLPLLGALFRRSSENIGKKELLIFVTPKVVIQ
- a CDS encoding type IV pilus inner membrane component PilO, whose product is MDWRELDLDEITEWPIVPQLLVILLLCLCIQGAGYWFWLQPIQESIEQSKLDEISLKTTVKYKYNQVAAMPKMKDQLNELNLRYEFLSQQLPAQKELASMLSGINQVGIQNKLTFTRIDWGEKQNKTFLYKLPLNIELTGQYHDIGSFSEAMADLPRIVSLENIDIQRVSKESSTLHFRVMAYTYQFRGDHE
- a CDS encoding penicillin-binding protein 1A, translated to MKFIKALLIVTLVCIILGVTTIFGFYQYVKPELPDVATLKDVQLQTPMQVYSRDGKLIAQFGEKRRIPLKLEEMPPHLLEAVIATEDSRFYSHYGFDPIGITRAAFAVLASGSAKQGASTITQQLARNFFLSNEKKIMRKVKEIFIAVHIEQLLTKQEILELYLNKIYLGYRSYGVGAAAHVYFGKEVSQLTLGEVAIIAGLPKAPSTMNPIYSVDRATTRRNVVLARMLDEGYITKQEFDDAKAEVVISKYHGAEIELQAPYIAEIARAWMVNKYGEEAAYTSGMNIYTTVDSKMQAAANKASIDNLLAYDERHGYRGAVKTVWEPKATPLDEEAITKHLKNEPSYGELMPAVVTSIKGKTATVDIKNNGVATIPWDGLKWARRFKTDKRQGPAPRRASDILAVGEQIYVRPLSQETTDDVTTTVWKLSQVPAANTAFVAMDPRDGAITSLVGGFNFVHNKFNRATQSVRQVGSSIKPFIYSAALYHGKTLASLINDAPINTWDESQGTAWRPKNSPPTYVGPARLRIGLAQSKNVMAVRVLRDVGLDETIDYLTRFGFKKDELPRSETIALGAGSLTPVQMAQGFAVFANNGYYVEPYYIDHITGPFGDEVYKATPKTICQRDCSHQNDEDSPYAKKVISAQNAFLTKQMMYSNIWGGGSWRKGTGWNGTGWRAQVLKRRDIGGKTGTTNDSVDAWYNGYGPNVVATAWVGFDNPSHRLGYTTKNDNMTKEEMSFGGEAGGKTAIYAWVNFMKVALEGVPEEKQQLPANIIKVKIDRETGLLTNKNDETSMWEYFAGGTQPTEYVEQDFQDTIYSSHDADGDGMEDESLF
- a CDS encoding pilus assembly protein PilP, translating into MNSRMFVSAITLMLMVGCKANKDSLDTFYTDAKRSGHKEVEVLANVVPFEVEVYAQSEARSPFVLPKQPERVTQPKKKKTCWQPKYRKKTGALERYSLRKLRLKGVMGADQDITALIQTPKGSVIKVRKGQYMGTNNGQVVAIKSKQITLKETLPDGMGCWQQRYVKLALKH
- the pilM gene encoding type IV pilus biogenesis protein PilM, whose amino-acid sequence is MIYPTITGLDVGHHSIKAVSVRLKKGQLDLVSSFEVLLPESVFVDTNNLNVEELKPYLSRIKKQLKLNQKQIAFSIPDSSITSKVVQIDSQLDERETEFAIAHNFEQHSSFSSDDLNIDYVASEHRGTGSLQTITYQVFATRKDLVNSRQRCFESAGLKPVLADAHSNALLTLWQRAIAVYPDKKNWMLIDIGYMQTVFCIASPSQHLYSKHISFGAVAQEKETNSINEDNSIDLSAGTLFIKQLSEHIHRQVTLYSSVNQHKVEGVWITGGGSMLPGLSDSLSYELSLPTVDLNLLSLFQTPKKRVGSFHEQKNQYASALGLALRGIEWLTK
- a CDS encoding redoxin family protein; the encoded protein is MFTSKEGQSVPQVTFPTRQGDAWVNVTTEELFKDKTVIVFSLPGAFTPTCSSSHLPRYNELHSVFKENGVDDILCVSVNDTFVMNAWKADQEAENITFIPDGNGEFTDGMGMLVEKNDLGFGKRSWRYSMLVKNGVVEKMFIEEDVPGDPFKVSDADTMLNYLAPEHKEQESITVFTKPGCPFCMKAKQNLIDKGLNYEEVVLGKDATTVSLRAITGRTTVPQVFIGGKHIGGSEELEAFLA
- the aroB gene encoding 3-dehydroquinate synthase; this encodes METIHVDLAERSYPISIGAELFCNPAHFSSVIPAKKRVVVISNVTVAPLYAQQIIDTLNTFECQVSLLELDDGEQYKNLDTFNQILTFLLEENHSRDVTIVALGGGVVGDVVGFASACYQRGVDFIQIPTTLLSQVDSSVGGKTAINHPLGKNMVGAFYQPKAVIIDINCLKTLPEREFAAGMAEVIKYGIIVDREFFDWLDENMDKLYALDHDALIYAISRCCQIKADVVAKDEKESGMRALLNLGHTFGHAIEAEMGYGNWLHGEAVSAGTVMAAVTAQKEGLISQSDVERICSILEKAKLPLKAPKEMTVDAFMKHMMRDKKVLSGKLRLVLPTSIGSSEVVTGVSESVLAEVIEQCKA
- the aroK gene encoding shikimate kinase AroK, producing MAEKRNIFLVGPMGAGKSTIGRHLAQQLHMEFLDSDTVIEERTGADIAWVFDVEGEEGFRKREEGVINDLTQEQGIVLATGGGSVISKESRNRLSARGVVVYLETTIEKQLARTQRDKKRPLLQTDEPREVLEALAKERNALYEEVSDYVVRTDDQSAKVVANQIIQMLEER
- a CDS encoding PilN domain-containing protein encodes the protein MAYQINLLPWREKQRARYKQRFIALLCAGVTLSVGIQWGIAQYLEQQVSIQTQRKQSLEKHISWLNNELKDLNEVGKEHEAILTRLDVVEQLQQNRNKTTQLLNILPDIITEGIYLNKVRMHEREVEIKGFSDSNSRLASMLDKLERSSQITSVEMHSIISGQKIFGHDVSSFEVSFKLLPPVKKEPS